A genomic region of Cannabis sativa cultivar Pink pepper isolate KNU-18-1 chromosome 1, ASM2916894v1, whole genome shotgun sequence contains the following coding sequences:
- the LOC115708195 gene encoding probable 3-hydroxyisobutyrate dehydrogenase-like 1, mitochondrial: MPLQFQLRSLSSSNSSFLISKLSINFLTHHLCRSMATTTSSAEPTLSPSNTRVGWIGTGVMGRSMCSHLIKAGYTLTVFNRTLSKAQPLLDMGAHLAHSPQAVAAQSDVVFSIVGYPSDVRSVLLDPSSGALAGLRSGGVLVDMTTSEPSLASEISSSAAAKGCAAIDAPVSGGDLGARNGTLAIFAGGDESVVNRLNPLFSLLGKVNYMGGPGRGQFAKLANQITIASTMVGLVEGMVYAHKAGLDVALFLKAISTGAAGSRSLDLYAARILKRDFEPGFFVNHFVKDLGICLKECQNMSLALPGLALAQQLYVSLKAHGEGNLGTQALILALERLNNVSLESSVTASAPAS; encoded by the coding sequence ATGCCACTGCAATTCCAACTTCGCTCACTCTCATCTTCCAACTCTTCTTTCCTCATTTCTAAGCTCTCAATCAACTTTCTTACCCATCACCTCTGCCGCTCAATGGCCACCACCACATCCTCAGCCGAGCCCACTCTAAGCCCATCCAACACTCGCGTGGGCTGGATCGGCACCGGTGTCATGGGCCGTTCAATGTGCTCTCACCTTATCAAAGCCGGCTACACTCTCACCGTATTCAACCGTACTCTATCCAAGGCCCAACCGCTCCTCGATATGGGGGCTCACTTGGCCCACTCTCCTCAAGCCGTCGCCGCCCAATCCGACGTCGTATTCTCCATCGTAGGCTATCCTTCCGATGTTCGTTCTGTCCTTCTTGACCCATCCTCTGGCGCCCTCGCTGGCCTCCGTTCCGGCGGTGTCCTAGTTGATATGACCACATCGGAACCCTCTCTCGCATCCGAGATCTCTTCCTCCGCCGCTGCCAAAGGCTGCGCCGCGATCGATGCTCCGGTATCTGGCGGAGACCTGGGAGCAAGGAACGGAACCCTAGCTATCTTCGCCGGCGGCGATGAGTCCGTGGTTAATCGATTGAATCCTCTTTTCAGTCTGTTGGGGAAGGTCAACTACATGGGCGGTCCGGGTAGAGGACAATTCGCGAAGCTGGCGAACCAGATCACCATAGCTTCGACAATGGTGGGGCTAGTCGAGGGAATGGTGTACGCTCACAAGGCGGGACTCGACGTTGCGCTTTTCTTGAAGGCGATATCGACTGGCGCGGCTGGATCGAGGTCTCTGGATTTGTACGCGGCTCGGATTCTGAAAAGGGATTTTGAGCCAGGGTTCTTCGTCAATCACTTTGTGAAAGATTTGGGTATTTGCTTAAAGGAGTGTCAGAATATGAGTCTTGCTCTTCCTGGGTTGGCTTTGGCTCAACAGCTTTATGTCTCGCTTAAGGCTCATGGTGAAGGGAATTTGGGTACCCAGGCGCTTATTTTAGCTCTGGAGAGGCTTAACAATGTTTCTCTTGAATCTTCTGTTACTGCTTCTGCTCCAGCTAGTTAG
- the LOC115703645 gene encoding receptor-like protein kinase 5, which translates to MQLLKEYRKTKSISQALSLFQMTCIRNKSLPIQFGVVFLCFFHFSPGVSLTLQEQEQSVLLKLKQQWGNLPYMSQWIPSTNSSSHCSWPGITCMLDSVTELKLYDVNITVPVPFFICDLSNLSLITLGLNYIPGVFPTALFNCSKLEELDLSDNYFVGNIPSDIDRMVHLRSLKLGGNNFTGNIPIAIGRLQELRTLELGANQFNGSLPLELGNLSNLETLWLSNNKLLSPSKLPSNYTQLKKLKNLWLTNLNLIGKIPESIGDMVALEFLDLSRNSLIGNIPDGLFTLKNLSTVYLYKNILSGEIPQVVESLKLKVIDFSENNLTGIIPEDFGKLKQMTGLALFINQLSGNIPEGIGRLPALIDFRVFNNNLSGVLPSDFGKNSKLQSFRVNSNRLTGTLPEPLGNCSSLLVFNVGNNMLSGEIPSGLWTLPNLGTLILRNNSFTGLFPEKLSDNIWEFHISNNRFSGTLPTAVSSWRNLIEFEASDNLLTGTIPQELTTLPRLTNLLLDQNQLRGEFPTEIQSWEVLLTLNLSRNQLSGQIPERLGLLPILINLDLSGNMFSGQIPSQLGHLSMLQTFNLSSNKLTGIVPPEFYKPAFAESFLDNPDLCASNNVLKLKLCDTKSKKLEKILKKIIRGKYLAVLVTLTVAVFLSVLFILFFIIRCYRRKNRFNSKWKVVSFQRLNFRQTKIVSGIKEHNLIGTGGSSKVYRVRVSRHGDVFAVKSICNKNKLDHNLEQEFLAEVKILTSIRHSNIVKLIGCISSESSTLLVYEYMENRSLDRWLYSKNREITNPVPGSVTVHHLVLDWPKRLKIAIGAAQGLCYMHHDCVPPVIHRDIKSSNILLDSDFNAKIADFGVAKFLARQGELATMSTVAGSFGYIAPEYSYTTRVNEKIDVYSFGIVLLELATGREANDSGDTHSSLVEWAWHHVHEDKPIADALDEEIREACYVDEMCCVFKIGIKCTQTQPSLRPSMKEVVKLLLKRTPTLVLE; encoded by the exons ATGCAACTCCTTAAGGAGTATCGAAAGACCAAATCCATTTCTCAAGCTCTCAGTCTCTTCCAAATGACTTGCATAAGAAACAAATCTCTCCCAATCCAATTTGGCGTTGTTTTCTTATGCTTCTTCCACTTCAGTCCTGGAGTTTCTCTAACACTACAAGAGCAAGAACAATCAGTTCTCCTGAAGTTAAAGCAGCAGTGGGGAAACCTTCCTTATATGAGTCAATGGATCCCATCAACAAACTCCTCTTCCCACTGTTCTTGGCCTGGGATTACTTGTATGCTGGACTCAGTCACAGAGCTGAAACTCTATGACGTAAATATCACGGTACCTGTTCCTTTCTTCATCTGTGACCTTAGCAACCTCTCACTAATTACTCTTGGGCTTAACTACATCCCAGGGGTGTTTCCTACAGCTTTGTTCAACTgttcaaagcttgaagaatTAGACCTCTCCGACAACTACTTTGTGGGAAACATTCCTAGTGACATTGATCGAATGGTTCATCTCCGGAGTCTTAAACTAGGAGGTAATAACTTCACTGGTAACATTCCCATTGCCATCGGACGACTTCAAGAGCTAAGGACATTGGAACTAGGGGCCAACCAATTCAATGGTTCTCTGCCACTGGAATTAGGTAACTTGTCCAATCTTGAAACGTTATGGTTATCCAATAATAAGTTGCTTTCACCATCTAAACTGCCTTCAAATTATACTCAGTTGAAAAAGTTGAAGAATTTGTGGCttactaacttaaatttgattgGGAAAATACCTGAAAGTATTGGAGATATGGTAGCTTTGGAGTTCTTGGATTTATCTCGGAATAGTTTGATTGGTAATATACCAGATGGATTGTTCACGTTGAAGAATTTAAGCACAGTATATCTTTACAAGAACATACTTTCTGGGGAGATTCCTCAAGTGGTTGAATCTCTGAAATTGAAGGTAATTGATTTTTCAGAAAACAATTTGACAGGGATAATACCAGAAGACTTTGGAAAGTTAAAGCAAATGACGGGTTTGGCTTTGTTTATCAATCAATTATCTGGAAATATTCCAGAAGGCATCGGCAGATTACCAGCTTTGATAGATTTCAGAGTGTTCAACAACAATTTGTCAGGCGTTTTGCCTTCTGATTTTGGCAAGAATTCGAAGCTACAATCATTCAGGGTTAATTCCAATAGGCTCACAGGCACATTGCCAGAACCACTTGGAAATTGCAGTAGCTTGCTTGTATTCAATGTTGGAAACAACATGCTTTCGGGGGAGATTCCTAGTGGCTTGTGGACATTACCTAACTTGGGCACCTTGATCCTAAGAAACAATTCATTTACTGGCTTGTTTCCTGAGAAGTTGTCTGATAACATTTGGGAATTCCATATTAGTAACAATAGGTTTTCCGGTACCCTTCCCACTGCAGTGTCTTCATGGAGAAATTTGATTGAGTTTGAGGCCAGTGATAACCTTCTAACAGGTACTATTCCTCAAGAATTGACAACTCTTCCTCGTTTGACAAATCTTTTGCTTGATCAAAACCAGCTTAGAGGAGAGTTTCCTACAGAAATACAATCTTGGGAGGTCCTACTTACTCTTAATCTGAGTCGAAACCAACTCTCTGGACAGATTCCAGAAAGACTTGGTCTGTTACCAATTCTAATAAATTTGGACCTTTCAGGGAACATGTTTTCTGGCCAAATACCATCCCAACTTGGTCATTTATCAATGCTCCAAACTTTCAATCTCTCTTCCAATAAGCTTACTGGTATAGTCCCCCCTGAGTTCTATAAGCCTGCATTTGCCGAAAGCTTCTTGGATAATCCTGATCTTTGTGCAAGTAATAATGTGTTAAAACTAAAGCTCTGCGATACCAAATCCAAGAAGCTGGAAAAGATACTGAAAAAAATAATCAGAGGAAAATATCTTGCTGTGTTGGTAACATTAACGGTAGCTGTATTTTTGTCTGTTCTTTTCATCTTATTCTTCATAATAAGATGTTACAGGAGGAAAAACAGATTCAATTCCAAATGGAAGGTGGTGTCATTTCAAAGACTGAATTTCAGACAAACAAAAATTGTGTCTGGAATAAAAGAGCATAACCTAATAGGAACTGGAGGCTCAAGCAAAGTCTACCGTGTTCGTGTGAGTCGTCATGGAGATGTTTTTGCTGTAAAAAGCATATGCAACAAGAATAAGCTAGACCACAATCTTGAGCAAGAATTCCTTGCAGAAGTCAAGATTTTGACCTCAATTAGACATTCCAATATAGTGAAACTCATTGGCTGTATCTCCAGTGAGAGCTCTACCCTTCTAGTCTACGAGTACATGGAGAATCGTAGTCTGGATAGATGGCTTTACAGCAAAAATAGGGAAATCACTAACCCTGTTCCTGGTTCTGTGACTGTTCACCATTTAGTCCTTGACTGGCCCAAGAGGCTAAAAATTGCGATTGGAGCTGCTCAGGGCCTCTGCTACATGCACCACGATTGTGTGCCACCAGTTATACACAGAGACATTAAATCAAGCAACATCTTGCTTGATTCTGATTTCAACGCAAAAATTGCAGATTTTGGGGTAGCTAAGTTCTTGGCAAGACAAGGAGAGCTTGCTACAATGTCAACTGTGGCTGGTTCCTTTGGCTACATAGCTCCTG AATACTCATATACTACAAGAGTGAATGAGAAGATTGATGTTTACAGTTTTGGGATTGTGCTCTTGGAGTTGGCAACTGGTAGAGAAGCAAATGACAGCGGTGACACACACAGTAGCCTTGTCGAATGGGCGTGGCACCATGTCCATGAGGACAAGCCAATAGCCGATGCCTTGGATGAGGAGATAAGGGAAGCATGCTATGTTGACGAAATGTGCTGTGTTTTCAAAATTGGGATTAAATGTACACAGACACAACCTTCTTTAAGGCCTTCTATGAAAGAGGTTGTTAAGCTCTTGCTTAAACGCACTCCTACATTAGttttagaataa